The Kaustia mangrovi genome has a segment encoding these proteins:
- a CDS encoding GFA family protein, with amino-acid sequence MDRFTGGCLCGDVRIVASGRPYRVGLCHCLDCRKHHGALFHASAVFPQDAVTIEGETRDYAGRHFCPRCGSPVFARTGDETEVNLGSLDEPDRLRPTYELWTVRRESWLPSFPSMRRYERDRDATGRSEE; translated from the coding sequence ATGGACCGGTTCACTGGCGGTTGCCTGTGCGGCGACGTCCGGATCGTGGCCTCTGGTCGCCCATACAGGGTCGGCCTGTGTCACTGTCTCGACTGCCGCAAGCATCACGGGGCGCTTTTTCACGCCTCCGCGGTGTTTCCCCAGGATGCTGTGACGATAGAAGGCGAGACGCGCGACTATGCGGGGCGACATTTCTGTCCGCGCTGCGGCTCGCCGGTCTTCGCGCGCACCGGAGACGAGACCGAGGTCAACCTCGGATCCCTGGACGAACCCGACCGGCTGAGGCCGACCTATGAACTCTGGACCGTCCGTCGCGAGTCCTGGTTGCCGTCGTTTCCATCCATGAGGCGATATGAGCGCGACCGCGACGCCACGGGGCGTTCGGAGGAGTAG
- the mazG gene encoding nucleoside triphosphate pyrophosphohydrolase, producing the protein MTDAIADKPRSIETLRAIMRALRTPDTGCPWDLEQDFQTIAPYTVEEAYEVADAIERDDMEDLKEELGDLQLQVVYHAQMAEESGYFAFEDVVEAINRKLVRRHPHVFGDEAARTAGAVKGMWERIKAEEKAEKARKRPPADTDDAGSVLDDVPVALPALTRAGKLQKKAARVGFDWGDAAPVLDKAEEEIAELRDALAGGDREGAAEEIGDLLFVLANLARHLGVEPEAALQATNAKFSRRFRHIETELRKQGKRPEDVGLDAMDALWDDAKRRERAV; encoded by the coding sequence ATGACCGACGCCATCGCGGACAAGCCGCGTTCCATCGAGACCCTGCGCGCCATCATGCGGGCGCTACGCACGCCCGATACGGGCTGCCCATGGGATCTGGAGCAGGATTTCCAGACCATCGCGCCCTATACGGTCGAGGAAGCCTATGAGGTGGCCGATGCCATCGAGCGCGACGACATGGAGGACCTGAAAGAGGAGCTCGGAGACCTGCAGCTCCAGGTCGTCTATCACGCGCAAATGGCTGAGGAATCGGGTTATTTCGCCTTCGAGGACGTCGTCGAGGCGATCAACCGGAAACTCGTGCGCCGGCATCCCCACGTCTTCGGCGACGAGGCGGCGCGCACGGCCGGTGCGGTCAAGGGCATGTGGGAGCGTATCAAGGCGGAGGAAAAGGCGGAGAAGGCCCGCAAGCGCCCGCCCGCCGATACGGATGACGCCGGCAGCGTGCTGGACGATGTGCCCGTCGCCCTGCCCGCGTTGACGCGCGCGGGAAAGCTCCAGAAGAAGGCCGCGCGCGTGGGCTTCGACTGGGGCGATGCCGCCCCCGTGCTCGACAAGGCGGAGGAAGAGATCGCCGAACTCAGGGACGCACTGGCGGGCGGCGACCGCGAGGGTGCGGCCGAGGAGATCGGCGACCTGCTGTTCGTGCTCGCCAATCTCGCCCGCCATCTCGGTGTGGAGCCGGAAGCCGCATTGCAGGCGACGAATGCGAAATTCTCACGCCGTTTCAGACATATCGAGACGGAACTTCGCAAACAGGGAAAGCGTCCGGAGGATGTCGGCCTCGATGCCATGGACGCGCTCTGGGACGATGCCAAGCGCCGCGAGAGGGCCGTCTGA
- the hflX gene encoding GTPase HflX — protein sequence MTNRRHEDTPANTDSPEGRAHGPVAFQIEETPPVRALVVHVAFKAGAIKAQAPDETSTLRDETARLDEAEGLALAIDLDIAGSEIVTVARVHPATLIGPGKVEEIAEAARVQDVGLVVVNATLSPVQQRNLERAFKAKVLDRTGLILEIFGRRAQTKEGRLQVELAHLSYQKSRLVRSWTHLERQRGGFGFMGGPGETQIEADRRIIQDRITRIRQDLEKVRRRRELHRANRQRVPYPVVALVGYTNAGKSTLFNRLTTAHVDAEDLLFATLDPTMRRLELPHGRTVILSDTVGFISDLPTDLVAAFRATLEEVLEAEIILHVRDISHPDTGAQAADVAQVLAELGVDEARRDRIVEVWNKADRLAGEERTSIENQAMRSDNVALISARTGEGIDTLLALVERTLAESSSRFRVTLEPTEGRRLSWLYDIGEVLERHDGEDGRVTLVVRVPPEKVGPVEARLGASAQALDSTERRSAAE from the coding sequence GTGACGAATAGGCGACACGAAGACACCCCGGCGAACACAGACAGCCCCGAGGGACGGGCCCACGGCCCGGTCGCGTTCCAGATCGAGGAGACGCCACCGGTTCGTGCGCTTGTGGTGCATGTCGCCTTCAAGGCCGGCGCCATCAAGGCGCAGGCCCCGGACGAGACCTCCACGCTGCGCGACGAGACCGCCCGCCTGGACGAGGCGGAGGGGTTGGCGCTCGCCATCGACCTGGATATCGCCGGATCCGAGATCGTCACCGTCGCCCGGGTGCACCCCGCGACCCTGATCGGTCCGGGGAAGGTGGAGGAGATCGCGGAGGCCGCGAGGGTGCAGGATGTCGGGCTGGTCGTCGTCAACGCGACGCTCTCGCCTGTCCAGCAGCGCAATCTGGAGCGCGCCTTCAAGGCGAAGGTGCTCGACCGCACGGGCCTCATTCTGGAGATCTTCGGTCGGCGCGCGCAGACGAAGGAAGGGCGCCTCCAGGTGGAGCTCGCCCATCTGAGCTACCAGAAGAGCCGCCTCGTGCGGTCCTGGACCCATCTCGAGCGCCAGAGGGGCGGCTTCGGCTTCATGGGCGGCCCGGGCGAGACGCAGATCGAGGCGGACCGCCGCATCATCCAGGACCGCATCACGCGCATCCGGCAGGATCTGGAGAAGGTCAGGCGCCGGCGCGAGCTGCATCGCGCCAACCGCCAGCGCGTGCCTTATCCGGTCGTGGCGCTGGTGGGGTACACGAATGCCGGAAAGTCGACACTGTTCAACCGGCTGACGACGGCGCATGTGGACGCGGAGGACCTGCTCTTCGCGACCCTCGATCCGACCATGAGGCGGCTGGAGCTGCCCCATGGGCGCACGGTCATCCTGTCGGACACCGTGGGCTTCATCTCCGATCTGCCGACCGATCTTGTGGCCGCCTTTCGGGCGACGCTGGAAGAGGTCCTGGAGGCGGAGATCATCCTCCATGTGCGCGATATCAGCCATCCCGATACGGGCGCTCAGGCCGCCGATGTCGCACAGGTGCTTGCCGAGCTCGGTGTCGACGAGGCTCGCCGCGACCGTATCGTGGAGGTCTGGAACAAGGCCGACAGGCTGGCGGGCGAGGAGCGCACTTCCATCGAGAACCAGGCGATGCGGTCGGACAATGTGGCCTTGATCTCGGCCAGGACGGGCGAGGGGATCGACACGCTCCTCGCGCTCGTGGAGCGCACGCTTGCGGAGAGCTCGAGCCGCTTCCGCGTCACCCTGGAGCCGACGGAGGGCCGGCGCCTGTCCTGGCTCTACGATATCGGCGAGGTGCTCGAGCGCCATGACGGCGAGGACGGCCGCGTGACCCTTGTCGTGCGCGTGCCGCCGGAGAAGGTCGGGCCCGTGGAGGCTCGCCTCGGCGCGTCCGCCCAGGCACTCGACAGCACCGAGCGCCGCAGCGCGGCGGAGTAG
- the hfq gene encoding RNA chaperone Hfq, with translation MAQEKSQNLQDTFLNHVRKNRVPLTVFLVNGVKLQGVITWFDNFCVLLRRDGLSQLVYKHAISTVMPGQSINLFEEDPSAGDE, from the coding sequence ATGGCTCAAGAAAAATCACAAAACCTGCAGGACACCTTTCTCAATCACGTGCGCAAGAATCGCGTCCCACTCACGGTCTTCCTCGTGAATGGCGTGAAGCTGCAGGGCGTGATCACATGGTTCGATAATTTCTGCGTCCTTCTCCGGCGCGACGGCCTCTCGCAATTGGTCTACAAGCACGCCATATCCACAGTGATGCCTGGCCAGTCGATCAATCTTTTCGAGGAGGATCCAAGCGCGGGTGACGAATAG
- the trkA gene encoding Trk system potassium transporter TrkA has protein sequence MKIIICGAGQVGRGIAERLAHEQNDVTVIDSSPQLVQAISDALDVQGVVGHGSHPDVLESAGARDADMLIAVTFADEVNMMACQIAHSLFEIPTKIARVRAQSYLNPEWRHLFSRENMPIDVVISPEIAVGEMVLRRLALPGAFEAIHFVDDAVIALGIRLREDCPVVDTPLAQLTELFPDLQTVVVGVVRDGQLFVPHGSDQMLVGDDVYVIADRAQAERVLGIFGHEEKPARRVLIAGGGNIGLYVATKLEERQSRTQVKIIEGNRQRAVRIAEELRRTVVLHGSTLEQEMLREAGAPEAEAFVALTNDDKVNILAAVMAKQEGARQTFSLVTGTDFNSILDPLNIDAYISPRSVTVSSILRHVRRGRIRGVHPVHNGQGEVLEAEALETSPVVGRPLREASLPDGVRIGALVRGGRVIIPTGQTEIKPHDRIVMFALAGVVREVEHLFRVSLEYF, from the coding sequence ATGAAGATCATCATTTGCGGTGCGGGCCAGGTCGGCCGGGGAATCGCCGAACGTCTGGCCCATGAGCAGAACGACGTGACGGTGATCGATTCCTCGCCCCAGCTCGTGCAGGCGATCTCCGACGCGCTGGACGTGCAGGGCGTGGTGGGGCACGGCTCCCATCCGGACGTTCTGGAAAGCGCCGGCGCGCGCGATGCCGACATGCTGATCGCGGTCACCTTCGCCGACGAGGTGAACATGATGGCCTGCCAGATCGCGCATTCCCTGTTCGAGATCCCCACCAAGATCGCGCGCGTGCGCGCCCAGAGCTATCTGAACCCCGAATGGCGCCATCTGTTCTCCCGCGAGAACATGCCGATCGACGTCGTCATCTCACCGGAGATCGCGGTCGGAGAGATGGTGCTGCGCCGGCTCGCGCTGCCCGGCGCCTTCGAGGCGATCCATTTCGTGGACGATGCGGTGATCGCGCTGGGTATCCGCCTGCGCGAGGACTGCCCGGTGGTCGACACACCGCTGGCCCAGCTCACCGAGCTCTTCCCGGACCTGCAGACGGTCGTGGTCGGCGTCGTGCGCGATGGCCAGCTCTTCGTGCCGCACGGTTCCGACCAGATGCTCGTGGGCGACGATGTCTATGTGATCGCCGACCGGGCGCAGGCGGAGCGCGTGCTCGGCATTTTCGGCCATGAGGAAAAGCCCGCCCGACGCGTTCTGATCGCCGGCGGCGGCAATATCGGCCTCTATGTCGCCACCAAGCTGGAGGAGCGCCAGAGCCGCACCCAGGTGAAGATCATCGAGGGCAACCGGCAGCGCGCGGTCAGGATCGCGGAGGAGCTGCGCCGCACCGTCGTGCTCCATGGCAGCACGCTCGAGCAGGAGATGCTGCGCGAGGCCGGCGCCCCGGAGGCGGAGGCCTTCGTCGCGCTGACCAACGACGACAAGGTCAACATCCTCGCCGCCGTCATGGCCAAGCAGGAAGGCGCGCGCCAGACCTTCAGCCTGGTGACGGGGACCGATTTCAACTCGATCCTCGATCCGTTGAACATCGACGCCTATATCAGCCCGCGCTCGGTCACCGTCTCCAGCATTCTGCGCCATGTGAGGCGCGGGCGTATCCGCGGCGTGCATCCGGTCCATAACGGGCAGGGGGAGGTTCTGGAGGCGGAGGCTCTGGAAACCTCGCCCGTCGTCGGCCGGCCCCTGCGCGAGGCATCGCTGCCCGACGGCGTGCGCATCGGTGCGCTGGTGCGTGGCGGCCGCGTGATCATCCCCACGGGCCAGACCGAGATCAAGCCGCATGACCGGATCGTCATGTTCGCGCTGGCCGGCGTCGTGCGCGAGGTGGAGCATCTGTTCCGGGTCAGTCTGGAGTATTTCTAG